DNA from Gavia stellata isolate bGavSte3 chromosome 16, bGavSte3.hap2, whole genome shotgun sequence:
TCATGGCCATAACCTCTGTGTGCAAACACCAAACATAAGGAGTGATTATGGTCCTTTAACTTGCCTCTCTTTGGAATCGCTCCAGTGTAAGTTTCCTTTGCATCTGGTCCTGTACCCAAGGATCAGCGGCATATTCATTTTCTAACAGAGATGTCCAACAATTTCCAGCATCTCGATTTGTCTTCATTAGAACAATTCGTATCAGCTTCCTGTCTTCTGTTGAGTGAAAACAGACATATAAACAATCCATTAAACTCAGTCCTATGTGCTAGTTGTCTTTATTGTTTTGCTGAATTCACCATTAACAagcacaggattttttttgtgaagtaaTTCAAATTCTTAATGCCAACGCCAACAggtttattaataaataaataaatattagcaagaaacagaaaggcTGAAGCAAAGATAGCCTATACAGCCACCTCTCCCCTTTCTGGCCTGTAAAATGCTGAAGCTGTTTTAAGGGATTAAAACACAGTTCGTAAGTACTTGCGTTGCAAACATAAAATAACCTTTTAGAGAGGTTCACAAGAGAGAAAAGATTTCATCTATTAATACATACAGCTCAGCTAAGGCAATAATGAATGATTTGAGGTCAGGCTTTACAGAGTTATTACCAATAAAAGCCAGAACTAAGTTTTAGCGACATATGGAGGTATAATCaatttatttaaacacagaCCATATGCCTATAGACAATATATTGGAAGTACATTTCAAAGTTAACATGTAGGATGTTCAGTTCTACTTAATTGAATAAATATAGCTTTATAAAGTGTATTTGGAAGATTATTCGCAtactggaaaagaggaggcttCACTTCACAATGTTTGTTAACACTTCTAGTTTTCATCTTTAAGTTACTAAATTATTAATCAACATTTAGAACAGATATTGAATGAAAACTAAATCCATCATAGGAAAACATTAAGCAAGAGGCGCAGTCCACAAATATGATTgccaaaccccaaaatattCTGAACACTTTACCATATTTATGATGTAACGATCAGAGAAGCTTTTTTTGCTCATTATCTGTAGGTACCTTAGTGTGATTTTTAGATTGCTTTTTGATTCTCTTGGACTGGAAGTTTTGTCACCCATCCCAAAAATATAATGCATATAACATCACCTATCACAACAATATAGTGCataagaggaggaaaaccaagaaaaagaacaattatGGAGAAGCACAGACCACATAACTGTACCGCAACTGTCCAGCTTTAATGAGGATTTGGAAAAATCTTCTCCCTATATGGAAGCGTTTGCAATCCATTGACTATTGCCTTCCAAGATACGACATTTTTGCATTAACCTTAATCTCTAAGGCTCTCGTACTACCTCAGTTCCTTTGTCTGGCAATAATGATTGTCTTTTTTACAAAGCTATGTGCCAGGAAGAAAGTAAtctttcccattaaaaaaccccaaaggggGTAAATTCTTCTGCAGCGTTTTTTGAAAAGTACTACTGCCCTCACAATATCATTTCAGATGCAGGTTATTACCTAATGTCCATGTTCCTTCATCAGTTATTGTAGAGTCAAAAAGTTTGCCCTGCAAAAGACACGTACAATattacaaaacacaaaaacctgtTCAGTACCCAGTTCATGTTGAATTATTGAGAGTTCTACTCCCAACTTACCTTCTTGTTTTCTACTGAAAATGAATAGGATGATCTGGCCCTATAAGTATAGACTTGCACATAGACTatcaaagaattattttttgttacacaacggttttttttttaaatgaagcattTAACACCGTAAAAATACCTGTCAGCGTTTCAGTACCTCAATTCATTGAAAGGGCTTGCGTTTCTCAGCGGGTAATGCCATTTTTAACAGACTTTCCATGAAAATGCCAGTGTTTCTGCCAAAGGTAATGCACAGCTACGGTGCAACGTACATACATTATGCTCTGAAGAATTACGCATTACCAATGTGAAAGCCAGTCTGCTTTCGATCCGGTTTTTTTAGCTTTCAGCGGTAAGCAAAGCTATGCCCCTTAACGCTGCCCAAGTCACTACAAAAGAATGCAAATCCACGTGAACttgttgtctttatttttcctatcGTCTTTAAAAGATCGTGCAGTTCGACAAAACTTTCCACTAAATTTCACTTTTGATTTCCCAAACCCTGGATATTTAAAGACGACGACAAAAAGCGCAGCACGGCAGAGCGGTGTTTCAAGCCCCTCGGGGGGCAGCGGAGCTCCCCGCAGCCACCGGCGCCCCGAGGCCCTCCCCGCCGGGCGCGGGTGGCGGCCGCCGTCCCCGCCCTCACACCGCGGCGCCCTCAGCTGCCCCAccgcccccgggccggggcggccggtacctgcagcacctcctggcCCCGCACGGAGAGCGCGATGTGCCGGCTCTCCAGGCTGCAGCGGACCTCCTTAGCCCGGGTGCCCGGCGGCACCTGCACCTCGATGAACACCTCCTCCAAGGTCTGATACCAGCGGCCCCAGGGCGTCCCGCAGGGCACCACCCCGCTCCGCTCCTCGAAAGGAGCCGACATGGGAGACGGCGGCCCCGGCAACTCCGCCCGCCTCCCCACCCGGCCGTGAGCGGCCCGCCCTGCGCATGCGCGCAGCCCTGCTGGGACTTCCCAAGCACCTCACTAGAACGGCGGTGCGCATGCGCCGTGCCAGGGGCGCTGATTGGCTGAGCGAGCCTCGAACGGGAGGAGGCGATTGGCTGCTTGGGGCGCGTGGTGGTGGCCGTTGGTCCCTTTGAATGCTCAgagggccgcgccgcgccgcgcgggGCTCCGTCCGCTGCCATGGCCTTCTCCAGGGCTCCGCTCCGCCGCTTCAACGAGAGCTCCGGTACGtgcgcggcggggggggggggggagggagccCGAGTCCTTCGTAGTAGTGCCTGAGGGAAGGGGGGCGGCCGGCGGTTACCTCAGTGTGTCCCAGTTCTTCTGCCTATGCTGCCCCGTGAGGGGAGTTGCCTGTAACAGTGTGCTGGAGGATCTCGTCTCAGCCCTTCTAGGAGTCtccttttgaggaaaaaaaattccgACTTCAGGTCGAATCCTGGTCGTAGGTAAACGGCTGCTAAATATGTAcgaatatatatatgtatatagtaAATAAAACCGTGACAAACCAGGATTTGCTCGCCTTCTGATACGGTGGTACAAAACTACAGGAGAAAGGTACAGAACCAGTCACACTGAAGTACTGCTACTGAGAGCgttttttaatgtaaaagttTCTCACCATGAGTTTTTGGCTGTAGCTGAAtatctctctgctgctgtcaccTGTTTTCATATTAAATTAAGTTGCGCTCATTTGTAGAAAGCTGAAGCAAGTGGATATTCATTTATTGGGTTTGAGACCACCTGACTGTAATGATAATTGTATGAAGAATTTGTAGGCATGTTGTTTCTGACTGCTGTTTCCCTTAAAGTTGTTTAGTTTCTTACACgaacttttataaaaaaaagtttttaacttAGTTCTTTAGAGGAGAAGTTTGGCATTCAATAACATCTAAGTAGTGTCTTATAAATGGGAAGAAGATGTctaaaaaaatccaattaagtttgctttttatcttttaacACTTTAAACTGGCTTTTTCACCAGTTAGCATTAAGATCCTCTaatcatttgggttttttctttatggaagttAATGCACTGCTATCACTAATAAGATGCCTTACAATATTGTATATGTAAATAACAGTTTCTAAGTTTATTAGTGGTGTAATAAACCAACCCTTTCCCCCACCATGTGTGCTGCATATTTTCTTCATGTCTATGAGGAGGATGAGAACTGAGACTCAGTTcttggttgttttggttttttttaaagctgatttaATTTAGATCTATTACCAGCCTCAACTCATTGAAGTTGAAAACCCTATCATTTACTTTAATAGTTCTCTGCTGttctgaaaatttcatttctagTATGTACCCCACTGCAAGGATCCTATTATGCTAAATCTTCAGATGCACTGAAAAGTTCTC
Protein-coding regions in this window:
- the NUDCD2 gene encoding nudC domain-containing protein 2, which gives rise to MSAPFEERSGVVPCGTPWGRWYQTLEEVFIEVQVPPGTRAKEVRCSLESRHIALSVRGQEVLQGKLFDSTITDEGTWTLEDRKLIRIVLMKTNRDAGNCWTSLLENEYAADPWVQDQMQRKLTLERFQRENPGFDFSGAEISGNYSKGGPDFSSLEK